Part of the Cryptomeria japonica unplaced genomic scaffold, Sugi_1.0 HiC_scaffold_446, whole genome shotgun sequence genome, cacatgcgGCCTTAGCTGTTCCCTGGTATTCAACTTCGACGGAGGAAAGAGCCACGACCTGTCGCTTCTTGCTGCTCCACGTGATGACACTAGTACCCAAACTGAATACATACCCAGAAGTGGATTTTTTGTCATCCATTGatcttgcccaatctgagtctgtataaCCAATCAACTTTGGATCATTGCAACTGCTATACAAAATGCCATAGTCGGAAGTGCCTTTCACATTTTGGAACACTCGCCTTCTTGCAATCCAATGCTCATC contains:
- the LOC131871708 gene encoding secreted RxLR effector protein 161-like; protein product: MEKGLKLSAKSDSPAVDETEFRQLIGNLIYLTATRPNIYFAINYISRFRTTPKDEHWIARRRVFQNVKGTSDYGILYSSCNDPKLIGYTDSDWARSMDDKKSTSGYVFSLGTSVITWSSKKRQVVALSSVEVEYQGTAKAACEAVWL